One Williamsia phyllosphaerae genomic window, CCCGGCACCGCAGACCGCGACATCGCGGGCCCCGACGCGGACCAATCCACCCCCGGCCCCTGGCACGACGGTGTCGCGACCTGGTGCGACGCCCGGATCCGCAAGATCAGCCGCCGCGCCCGCGGTGCACACTGGTCCGCTGCCCAGGAGGTCCCGGGACTCACCGTCGACACCGGGGATGCCCAGGCGCGGGCGATCGTGCCCGGACCGGTCGGCGACCTCGACAAGCGCATCGCACGGCTGCAGATCGGCGGTACCGACGTCGACGGTGATCTCGGAGCCGTTCCGATGTCGACCGACGAGCTGATCCTGTGGATCAACCCGACCCTGGACATGACCGTCGGCAAGCTGGCCGCGCAGGTCGGTCACGCGTCGATGCTCGCGGCCGGACTGTTCGACACCGCCGACGCGCAGCGGTGGTGGCGCGACGGGTGCCCACTGCGAGTCGCCGTGGCGACCGTGGCGCGATGGTCGGATCTGCTGCGCCGCGAACCCGATTCCGTGGCAGCGGTGCGCGACGCCGGCTTCACCGAGGTGGCGCCGGGCTCGGTCACGGTGATCGCCGAGCGCACCCTAGGCTCGGACGCATGAGTGAACTGCCCGACTGGGCGCAGGGCCTGAATCTGCAACCGCATCCCGAGGGCGGATGGTTCACCGAGACCTGGCGCAGCGACATCACCCTCCCGACGAGCGCGCTCCCCGAGGACTACCCGGGCGAACGCGCGGCCGGGACCGCGATCCTGTTCCTGCTGCCCGCGGGGGCGGAATCGGCGTGGCACACCGTGCGCGGTGCGGAGATCTGGTTGCACCACCGGGGCGCGCCGGTCGAGCTGATCCTCGGCGGCACCGACGATGCGCCCGGTGCGGAGACGGCCGTCGTACTCGGCCCCGACATCACCGGCGCGCAACGGCCGCAGCACGTCGTACCCGGCCACGAGTGGCAGCGGGCGCGTTCACTCGACAACGCGCCGTCGTTGGTCAGCTGCATCGTCGTACCCGGCTTCGACTTCGCCGACTTCCGCCTCGTCTGAGACGCCCGGGCGCGCGGGGAGAGTCGGACCACCGCCGCGACCCCGTCGTGCGGCACGATGGGGGAGTGCCCGACAGTGACAGCAACTCAACGACGGACGTACCCACCCCGGACCCCGATCTGCTGATCGACTTCGCCGACGTGACCCTGGTCCGTGACGGTTCGACCCTCGTCGGACCGATCACGTGGCAGGTGGAGCTCGACGAGCGCTGGGTCGTCATCGGCCCCAACGGTGCGGGCAAGACCTCGCTGATGCGGATGGCGGCCGCCGAGACCCACCCGAGTTCGGGCACCGCGGTCCTGCTCGGTGAGCGCCTCGGCCACACCGACATCCGGGACCTGTCCACCCGGATCGGCGTGACGTCGTCGATGTTGGCCGAGCGGATCCCCGACCACGAGCTCGTCACCGATCTCGTGATCTCCGCGAGCTACTCGGTGCTGGGTCGCTGGCGTGAGGACTACGAGGAGGTCGACCGCGCGCAGGCGGTGGAGACCCTCGAGTCCATGGGCGCCGAGCACCTCGCCGATCGTCGGTTCGGCACGCTGTCGGAGGGCGAGCGCAAACGCGTGCTGATCTCCCGGGCCCTCATGACCGATCCCGAACTGCTGCTGCTCGACGAACCGGCCGCCGGACTCGACCTCGGCGGACGCGAGGAACTCGTGGCCCGACTCGGAGTGCTCGCCGCCGACCCCGATGCGCCGGCGACGGTGCTGATCACCCATCACGTCGAGGAGATCCCCGAGGGATTCACCCACGCGTTGCTGCTCAAGGAGGGTGGCGTGGTCGCGCAGGGTCTGCTCGAGGACGTGTTGACCGCGGAGAACCTGACCGCCGCGTTCAGCCAGAACATCTCGCTGGACCGCCTCGACGGCCGGTATTTCGCCCGCCGGGCCCGTCGCGCGGGCGGCCACCGACGAGCACGGGCATGACCGGCCCGAAACCCGGCTTCGTCCCGGTCGATGATCCCGAGTCCGTGCCGGTGCGTGACGCCGCGACGGTCGTGGTGATCCGCGATGTCGCCGACACCGACTCGGCGGCGGGCGGGATCGAGGTGTTCCTCATCCAGCGGGTGCAGGAGATGGCCTTCGCCGGCGGCATGACGGTGTTCCCCGGCGGCGGGGTCGACGCACGCGACGCCGAGGCCGACGTCGCGTGGACCGGTCCGCACCCCGACTGGTGGGCCGACCGCTTCGGCGCCGACGAGGCCACCGCCCAGGCGCTGGTGTGCGCTGCGGTCCGGGAGACGTTCGAGGAATGCGGGGTTCTGCTCGCGGGCCGGACGCCCGACACCGTGCTGGACGACGCGACGCCGTATCACCCGGCGCGTGCGCAGCTCGTGGACAAGACGATCTCGTTGGCCGGCTTCCTGCGCGAGAACGACCTGGTGCTGCGCTCCGACCTCATCGTGCCTCTGGCGCACTGGATCACGCCGCTGGGCGAGCGCCGCCGGTACGACACACGTTTCTTCCTCGCCGCGCTACCGGGCGGGCAGGAGGCCGACGATCGCACCACCGAGGCCGCGTCGGCGACCTGGCACCGGGTGGACGACATCCTTGCCGAGTGGGAGGCGGGACGGGTGTTCCTGCTGCCGCCGACATGGGCGCAGCTGCAGGAACTCCGGCGGTTCGACACCGTCGCCGAGGCATTGGCCGCACCCCGCGAGATCACGATGATCTGCCCCACCATCGTCTCCGACGGCACGAGCGTGCGCATCGAGTTCGACGGGGTGGACCGCTACAACCGCGAGTGATGCTCGCGGGTGTCGGCTACCAGATCCGAACCCGTTGCGACTCCGGCAGATACAACTTGTCGGTGGTGGCCACCCGGAAGGTCGAGTAGAAGTCGGGCAGGTTGCGCACCACCTGATTGCAGCGGAACTCGCCGGGCGAGTGGGGGTCGGTGGCCAACTGCTCGGCCAGGGCCGCCGGTCGGTCCTTGCTCCGCCAGATCCGGGCCCACGACAGGAACAGGTCGGTCAGGTCGAGGTTCTCGGTGCCGTCCTTCTCGGCCGCGATCTTCGCCGCCGACAACGCGATCGACAACCCACCGAGGTCGGCGAGGTTCTCGCCGACCGTGAGCGCCCCGTCGACGTGCTGATCAGGCTTGAGCCCCTCGGGTACCAGCGAGTTGTACTGGGCGATGAGCGCATCGGACTTCTTGGTGAACGCGGCCCGGTCGGCCGGGGTCCACCAGTCGCGGAGGTTGCCGTTGCCGTCGTACTGCGAGCCCTGGTCGTCGAAACCGTGGCCGATCTCGTGTCCGATGACCGCGCCGATCCCGCCGTAGTTCACCTGGATCTCGGCGTTCGGATCGAAGAACGGTGACTGCAGGATCGCTGCCGGGAAGACGATCTCGTTGAACGTCGGGTCGTAGTAGGCGTTGACGGTCTGAGGCGTCATCTGCCAGTCGTCCTTGTTCACCGCCGTCCCGAGCTTCGCGACCTGGCGCTTGGACTCGAATTGGTATCCCGAGCGGTAGTTCGCGATCACGTCGTCGCGCACGATGTCGACGCCCGAGTAGTCCCGCCACTTGTCGGGGTAGCCGATCTTGACGTTGATCTTGCCGAGTTTGTCGAACGCCTCCTTGCGGGTGGCGTCGCTGAAGAAGTCGATGGTGGTGAAGCTACGGCGGTAGGCCTCGAGCAGGTTGCCGACCAGCGTCCGCGCCTGGGTCTTCGCCTCACCCGAGAAGTGTTCGGCGACATACTTCTTGCCCAGGGCCTCACCGAGCAGGGTGTCGACGAGCGCGACGCCGCGCTTCCAGCGCTCGGGTTGCGCCTCGACACCGTTGAGGGTCTTGGAGAAGAAGTCGAAGCGTGCGTCGGCGAACGCCTTCGGTAGGTACTGCGAATAGGAGCGCAGCACCGAGATGCGCATGTAATCGCGGAGATCGTCGATGGGGGTGTCGGCCCAGACCTTCGCCGCGGCGGCGTTGGCCTTCGGCCCGGTCACCACCACCCGGGCGAGCTGCTCGGTCGAGGCCCCGATACCCGATCGCCATGCCTCCCAGTTCATCCCCGGGGACTCGGCGGCGAACTGGGCCCAGGAGCGCGGGTTGTAGGTGGCCTTCGCGTCGCGGCTCTCGACGGTGGTGAGGTGCCCCTTCGCGACGGCGGTCTCGATGGCCATCACCCGGTTCGCGACACCCTCGGGGTCGGCGAGACCACCGAGGCGGGCGAGGGTGGCGAGGAACGCGACGTACTTGGTGCGGATCTCGGCGTAGCTGTCCTCGCGGTAGTACGACTCGTCGGGCAGGCCGATCCCGGATTGAACGACGTTGGCCACGTAGCGGGTGGCGTTCTGCTGGTCCGGCGCGACGTAGAAGTCGACGATGCCGGTGCTGCCCGCAGTCGACAACTCGGCCAGTCCGCGGGTCAGCTCGTCCTTGGTGGGAGCCTGGGTGATCGCGGTGAGGATCGGCGTCACCGGCGCCAGTCCGGCCTTCTCGATCGTGGCGGCGTCGAGGTAGCTCGCGTAGAGATCGCGGATCTTGGCGTCCTCGCCCGTCTCGGAGGAATCGATGCCCTCGATGATGGCCTTGAGGTGTTTCTGGGCCTCGTCGTTGAGTTCGTCGAACGTCGAGAAGCTCGCCTTGTCGGCGGGGATCTGATAGCTGCGCAGCCAACTCCCGTTGACGTGGCGGAACAGATCGTTCTGCGGCGTGACGGCCGCGTCGAGCCCGGACAGGTCCGGCGTCACCTTCTTCGCAGGGGTCGAACTGTCGCCGCACGCGGCCGCGACACCGATGGTGGCCAGCGCCCCGAGGGAGGCGAGGAACGTACGGCGACCGATCAGACCGGTCTGTTCGTCGGGTCGGGCGCTGCGCTGAGGGGTCACTGGGTGTCGTCTCCGGTCGTGTCGTCGGTGGATGTGTCGGTGTCGAGCCCGTCGCGATCGGCCCACTCGAGGAGGGTGTCGAGACGGAAAGCCGTGTCGTCGATGTCGGCGTGCAGATCGCCGAGGCGAGCGAAGCGATCCGGGACGGTCGCGATGGTGAACTCCCGCGGGTCCACGTCGTCGATCTCGGACCACTCGATCGGGGTCGAGACGGTGGCGTCGGCGTTGCCACGGACCGAGTACGCGCTCGCGATCGTGTGGTCGCGGGTGTTCTGGTTGTAGTCGACGAACACGGCCGTGGGGTCGCGGTCCTTGCGCCACCAGGTGGTCGTGATCTCGTCGGGGTTGCGGCGTTCGACCTCGCGTGCGAACGCCAGCGCGGCCCGTCGGACATCGGTGAACGACCACTCCGGTTCGATGCGGACGTAGATGTGCAGACCCGACCCGCCGGAGGTCTTCGGGTAGCCGCGGATGCCGAGTTCGTCGAGCACCTCGTGCGCGATGTGCGCGGTGCGCCGGACCTTGTCGAACGGACAGTCCGGCATCGGATCGAGGTCGATGCGCCACTCGTCGGGCTTCTCGGTGTCGAACCGCCGGGAGTTCCACGGATGGAACTCCACGGTCGACATCTGCACCGCCCAGATGACGCTGCCCAGCTCGGTCACGCAGACCTCGTCGGCGGTCCGGCCGTAGCGCGGGAAGTAGATCTCGACGGTCTCCAGCCAGTCCGGTGCGCCGCTGGGGATGCGTTTCTGATGGACCTTCGGACCTGCCATGCCCTTGGGGTATCGGTGCAGCATGCAGGGGCGGTCGCGGAGGGCTCGGACGATGCCGTCACCCACGGAGAGGTAGTAGTTGACGAGGTCGAGCTTGGTCTCGCCGCGGGTCGGGAAGTACACGCGGTCTGGACTGGACACCCGGACCGTGCGATCGCCGACCGACAGCTCGACCGGTGAGCCGGCGGATTCCGATGCCATTTATCGACCCTAAGGGAATGCGGCCCGGAGCGCGGCGCACTGGGCGGCGAAGAACTCCCGGGACACCGCGGCCCGGGGGACGAGCGCGTCGAACCCGTGGAAGGCACCCGGGATGACGGTCGTCTCGCAGTCGACGCCGGCGTCACGGAGTCGCTGAGCGTAGGCGAGGTCCTCGTCGTGGAAGAGGTCGTTGCCGCCGACGCCGATCCACGCCGGGGGCAGACCGGTGAGATCGGTCCGGCGGGCGGGCACGGCGGCGGCCCGGTCGGCGTCGGCGAGGTAGGACGACCAGCCGTAGACGTTGCTTCGACCGCTCCACACCCGGTGGTTGCGGACGGCCGACTCGTCGGGCGAGGTCGTCCGGTCGTCGAGCATCGGGTAGACGAGCAGCTGGAACGCCGGCCGGATCTGGCCGAGGTCGTGAACCCGCTGGACCAGCGCGGCGGCGAGACCGCCCCCGGCGCTGGCCCCGCCGACGGCGATGGCGCTCGCGTCGACCGACGGTTGCGCGGCCAACCAGGACAGGGCGGCCAGGCAGTCGTCGAGGGGCGCGGGGAAGGGGTGCTCCGGGGCGAGGCGGTAGTCGACCGCGGCGACGGTGATGCCGAGCTCCCGGGCGAACCGTGCGCAGATGAGGTCGTCCTGCACGGCGCGGCCGAGGACGTACCCGCCCCCGTGGATCCACAGCAGCGCGGCGCCGGGGGAGTTGCGCGCCGGTGCCCCCGCTGTCGGCGGGCGGTGGACGCGGACCGAGGCGTCCGCCGACACCGCGACGGTCTCGACGCCCTTGGCCGCGCGCAGGGCGAGCAGCGTCGTCGCCGCACGGAAGAGCGGCACCGTCCGCGCACTGATCGGGTTGGTGGGCAGCACGCGGTGGATACGACGCAGGTCCGGGTGAACGTCGGTGGTCGGCACCATCAGAGACTATTCCGACGGCAGTCGGGTCCGAGGACGGTTCGTGGCATCGTCCGGGGCTCCCACCAGCGGTGCGCCCCGACGGTGTGGGATGGCTCGCACACCCGGTAGCCTGCCCACATGCCTGAATTCGTGACCTTGGAGACCAGCGACGAGTTCCCCGGGGTGGGGACCATCCTGCTGAACCGGCCGCCGATGAACGCGCTGAACCGCCAGGTGCAGACCGAGCTGGCCGAAGCTGCTCTCGCGGCCACCGAGGACGACTCCATCAAGGCCGTCGTCGTCTACGGCGGACCCAAGGTGTTGGCCGCGGGTGCCGACATCAAAGAGATGAACGACATGACGTTCGCCGAGATGAGCAAGGTCGCCGGGCGGCTGCAGTCCGGGCTCGGCGCTATCGCGGCCATCCCCAAGCCGACCGTCGCGGCGATCACCGGGTACGCGCTCGGTGGTGGCCTCGAGGTCGCGCTCGGCGCCGATCGTCGTATCGCCGGTGACAACGCCAAGCTCGGTGTGCCGGAGATCCTGCTCGGTGTGATCCCCGGTGGCGGCGGCACGCAGCGGCTCGCGCGCCTGATCGGTCCGTCGCGGGCCAAGGACATGGTGTTCACCGGACGGTTCGTCGGCGCCGCCGAGGCGCTGCAGATCGGGTTGGTCGACGAGGTCGTCGCGCCCGACGAGGTCTACAACGCGGCGATGACGTGGGCGTCGCAGTTCGCGAAGGGCGCGAGTGTCGCCCTGGCCGCGGCGAAGGCCGCCATCGACGAGGGTCTCGACACCGATCTCGACACCGGACTGAAGATCGAGGCGCACGTGTTCGCATCGCTGTTCGCCACCGACGACCGCGCGATCGGCATGCGCTCGTTCGTCGAAAACGGGCCCGGCAAGGCCGAATTCACCGGGAAGTGAGCTGACCCATGACCGCATCTCCGATCGATCCCGCTCCCAACCCGCACGCCACCGAGGCCGAGGTCCAGGCCGCGCTGCAGGACACCAAACTCGCCCAGGTGCTCTACCACGACTGGGAAGCCGAGACCTACGACGACAAATGGTCGATCTCGTACGACGAGCGGTGCATCGACTATGCCCGCGGGCGATTCGACGCCGCGGGTGCGACGGAGTCGCTGCCCTACGGGCGCGCACTCGAACTCGGTTGTGGCACCGGCTTCTTCCTGCTGAACCTGATGCAGTCGGGGGTCGCCGAGCGTGGCTCGGTGACCGATTTGTCGCCGGGCATGGTCAAGGTCGCATTGCGCAACGGCAAGAACCTCGGGCTCGACGTCGACGGCCGCGTCGCCGACGCGGAGACCATCCCGTACGAGGACGACACCTTCGATCTGGTGGTCGGACACGCGGTCCTGCACCACATCCCCGACGTCGAGCAGGCGTTGTCGGAGGTTCTCCGCGTGCTCAAGCCCGGCGGACGCTTCATCTTCGCCGGCGAACCGTCGACCATCGGTGACTTCTACGCGCGCTGGCTGAGCCGGGCCACCTGGGCGCTGACCACCAATGTGACCAAGCTCGGCGCCCTGTCGTCGTGGCGGCGTCCGCAGGCCGAACTCGACGAGTCCTCACGCGCCGCGGCACTCGAGGCCGTCGTCGACATCCACACCTTCGATCCCGCAGAACTCGAGGCGATCGCGACCCGCGCCGGCAGTGTCGGGGTCTCCACGACCACCGAGGAATTCGCGGCGGCGATGCTCGGCTGGCCGGTCCGCACCTTCGAGGCCGCGGTCCCGCCGGAGAAGCTCGGATGGGGCTGGGCGCGTTTCGCGTTCGGCGGATGGAAGCGACTCACCTGGCTCGACGAGAACGTGCTCCGCAAGATCGTCCCGCCGAAGTTCTTCTACAACGTGGTCATCACCGGGCTCAAGCCCTGACGCGGATCCACTCCGTGATTCGGGCCGATTGAGATGGGCTACGAATTCACCCTCGACGACGTCGCCCATCTCCGGACCCGATTCGGCCAGGAGGCGCTGCTGACGGCGGAATCGCTGGAGCTGCGTCCGGATACGTTGATCTCCGACCTCGCCGTGCTGCGGTCCCGGTATCCGGGGCACGAGGCCGCGCTGGTGGACACGGTGCGCTCGCGCCGCAAGGCGGCGGGCAAACTGCGCGACGCCGATCGGCTCCTGCTCACCGACACCGCCGTCCAACAGGCGACCACCCGGACGGTCGCCGCTCACCGCGCCGCCGACCTCGCAGCGAGGTTCCCCGGTGCGGTGGTCCATGACGTGACGTGTTCTGTCGGTGCCGAACTCGCCGAGCTCGCCGCCCAACCGGGGATCGGCCCGATCCTGGGCAGCGACATCGATCGGGTGCGACTGGCCATG contains:
- a CDS encoding aminoacyl-tRNA hydrolase, which encodes MTFADRHRLLTDYVGGGADPADPSQVLAMPVVLHIEKNDPPPRRALLEAAARAAVLLCLDERADAAVPDETDPGTADRDIAGPDADQSTPGPWHDGVATWCDARIRKISRRARGAHWSAAQEVPGLTVDTGDAQARAIVPGPVGDLDKRIARLQIGGTDVDGDLGAVPMSTDELILWINPTLDMTVGKLAAQVGHASMLAAGLFDTADAQRWWRDGCPLRVAVATVARWSDLLRREPDSVAAVRDAGFTEVAPGSVTVIAERTLGSDA
- a CDS encoding cupin domain-containing protein; the encoded protein is MSELPDWAQGLNLQPHPEGGWFTETWRSDITLPTSALPEDYPGERAAGTAILFLLPAGAESAWHTVRGAEIWLHHRGAPVELILGGTDDAPGAETAVVLGPDITGAQRPQHVVPGHEWQRARSLDNAPSLVSCIVVPGFDFADFRLV
- a CDS encoding ABC transporter ATP-binding protein; the encoded protein is MPDSDSNSTTDVPTPDPDLLIDFADVTLVRDGSTLVGPITWQVELDERWVVIGPNGAGKTSLMRMAAAETHPSSGTAVLLGERLGHTDIRDLSTRIGVTSSMLAERIPDHELVTDLVISASYSVLGRWREDYEEVDRAQAVETLESMGAEHLADRRFGTLSEGERKRVLISRALMTDPELLLLDEPAAGLDLGGREELVARLGVLAADPDAPATVLITHHVEEIPEGFTHALLLKEGGVVAQGLLEDVLTAENLTAAFSQNISLDRLDGRYFARRARRAGGHRRARA
- a CDS encoding NUDIX hydrolase — encoded protein: MTGPKPGFVPVDDPESVPVRDAATVVVIRDVADTDSAAGGIEVFLIQRVQEMAFAGGMTVFPGGGVDARDAEADVAWTGPHPDWWADRFGADEATAQALVCAAVRETFEECGVLLAGRTPDTVLDDATPYHPARAQLVDKTISLAGFLRENDLVLRSDLIVPLAHWITPLGERRRYDTRFFLAALPGGQEADDRTTEAASATWHRVDDILAEWEAGRVFLLPPTWAQLQELRRFDTVAEALAAPREITMICPTIVSDGTSVRIEFDGVDRYNRE
- a CDS encoding M13 family metallopeptidase, with translation MTPQRSARPDEQTGLIGRRTFLASLGALATIGVAAACGDSSTPAKKVTPDLSGLDAAVTPQNDLFRHVNGSWLRSYQIPADKASFSTFDELNDEAQKHLKAIIEGIDSSETGEDAKIRDLYASYLDAATIEKAGLAPVTPILTAITQAPTKDELTRGLAELSTAGSTGIVDFYVAPDQQNATRYVANVVQSGIGLPDESYYREDSYAEIRTKYVAFLATLARLGGLADPEGVANRVMAIETAVAKGHLTTVESRDAKATYNPRSWAQFAAESPGMNWEAWRSGIGASTEQLARVVVTGPKANAAAAKVWADTPIDDLRDYMRISVLRSYSQYLPKAFADARFDFFSKTLNGVEAQPERWKRGVALVDTLLGEALGKKYVAEHFSGEAKTQARTLVGNLLEAYRRSFTTIDFFSDATRKEAFDKLGKINVKIGYPDKWRDYSGVDIVRDDVIANYRSGYQFESKRQVAKLGTAVNKDDWQMTPQTVNAYYDPTFNEIVFPAAILQSPFFDPNAEIQVNYGGIGAVIGHEIGHGFDDQGSQYDGNGNLRDWWTPADRAAFTKKSDALIAQYNSLVPEGLKPDQHVDGALTVGENLADLGGLSIALSAAKIAAEKDGTENLDLTDLFLSWARIWRSKDRPAALAEQLATDPHSPGEFRCNQVVRNLPDFYSTFRVATTDKLYLPESQRVRIW
- the ligD gene encoding non-homologous end-joining DNA ligase, with the protein product MASESAGSPVELSVGDRTVRVSSPDRVYFPTRGETKLDLVNYYLSVGDGIVRALRDRPCMLHRYPKGMAGPKVHQKRIPSGAPDWLETVEIYFPRYGRTADEVCVTELGSVIWAVQMSTVEFHPWNSRRFDTEKPDEWRIDLDPMPDCPFDKVRRTAHIAHEVLDELGIRGYPKTSGGSGLHIYVRIEPEWSFTDVRRAALAFAREVERRNPDEITTTWWRKDRDPTAVFVDYNQNTRDHTIASAYSVRGNADATVSTPIEWSEIDDVDPREFTIATVPDRFARLGDLHADIDDTAFRLDTLLEWADRDGLDTDTSTDDTTGDDTQ
- a CDS encoding alpha/beta hydrolase, with translation MPTTDVHPDLRRIHRVLPTNPISARTVPLFRAATTLLALRAAKGVETVAVSADASVRVHRPPTAGAPARNSPGAALLWIHGGGYVLGRAVQDDLICARFARELGITVAAVDYRLAPEHPFPAPLDDCLAALSWLAAQPSVDASAIAVGGASAGGGLAAALVQRVHDLGQIRPAFQLLVYPMLDDRTTSPDESAVRNHRVWSGRSNVYGWSSYLADADRAAAVPARRTDLTGLPPAWIGVGGNDLFHDEDLAYAQRLRDAGVDCETTVIPGAFHGFDALVPRAAVSREFFAAQCAALRAAFP
- a CDS encoding enoyl-CoA hydratase/isomerase family protein is translated as MPEFVTLETSDEFPGVGTILLNRPPMNALNRQVQTELAEAALAATEDDSIKAVVVYGGPKVLAAGADIKEMNDMTFAEMSKVAGRLQSGLGAIAAIPKPTVAAITGYALGGGLEVALGADRRIAGDNAKLGVPEILLGVIPGGGGTQRLARLIGPSRAKDMVFTGRFVGAAEALQIGLVDEVVAPDEVYNAAMTWASQFAKGASVALAAAKAAIDEGLDTDLDTGLKIEAHVFASLFATDDRAIGMRSFVENGPGKAEFTGK
- a CDS encoding class I SAM-dependent methyltransferase — translated: MTASPIDPAPNPHATEAEVQAALQDTKLAQVLYHDWEAETYDDKWSISYDERCIDYARGRFDAAGATESLPYGRALELGCGTGFFLLNLMQSGVAERGSVTDLSPGMVKVALRNGKNLGLDVDGRVADAETIPYEDDTFDLVVGHAVLHHIPDVEQALSEVLRVLKPGGRFIFAGEPSTIGDFYARWLSRATWALTTNVTKLGALSSWRRPQAELDESSRAAALEAVVDIHTFDPAELEAIATRAGSVGVSTTTEEFAAAMLGWPVRTFEAAVPPEKLGWGWARFAFGGWKRLTWLDENVLRKIVPPKFFYNVVITGLKP